A section of the Campylobacter porcelli genome encodes:
- a CDS encoding cytidylyltransferase domain-containing protein, which produces MSDILCTICARGGSKGVKNKNIRQIAGLALIAHTINQARECGLFDHIVISTDSDEIASVAQNYGGEVFFKRESSLASDSAGKIPAIRDALIRSQEHYKREFPYIIDLDATSPLRLASDIKAAFKQFIDDDNDILITATPSRRSPYFNLIERQSDGSINLSKPLPKAILRRQDAPQTYDMNASIYIWKSQILLNHDELFLPKTGLYIMPQNRSIDIDDELDFMIVEHILRSQNA; this is translated from the coding sequence ATGAGTGATATACTATGTACCATCTGTGCTAGGGGCGGTAGCAAGGGAGTTAAGAATAAAAATATCCGCCAAATTGCTGGTCTTGCGCTAATTGCTCACACGATAAATCAAGCTAGAGAGTGTGGACTATTTGATCACATAGTTATCAGCACAGATAGCGATGAGATAGCTAGTGTGGCTCAAAATTATGGCGGTGAAGTATTTTTCAAGCGAGAATCAAGCCTAGCTAGCGATAGCGCCGGCAAGATCCCTGCTATCCGTGATGCGCTCATTAGATCGCAAGAGCATTATAAGCGTGAATTTCCTTATATAATAGACCTTGATGCCACTTCGCCACTTAGATTAGCTAGTGATATCAAAGCAGCTTTTAAGCAGTTTATAGATGATGATAATGATATTTTAATCACAGCCACACCTAGTCGCCGCAGCCCATACTTTAACCTTATAGAAAGACAAAGCGATGGCTCAATAAATTTAAGCAAACCATTGCCAAAGGCGATACTACGCAGACAAGACGCACCCCAAACCTACGATATGAACGCCTCAATCTATATATGGAAATCTCAAATTTTATTAAATCACGATGAGCTATTTTTGCCTAAAACTGGACTATATATAATGCCTCAAAATCGTAGCATTGATATTGATGATGAGCTGGATTTTATGATTGTAGAGCATATTTTAAGGAGTCAAAATGCTTAA
- a CDS encoding oxidoreductase, producing MLKDKVVIIIGGSGLIGKAFINSTIKNHAIAINADLTKPNIEQKCEFINTDITKQNSLDSLIEQVSQKYGKIDAVVNSAYPRTKSFSNHFFDVDYDDFCINTNLQLGGAFLVMQRFAKYFKTQGYGNIITLSSIQGVVAPKFQTYEGTQMSSPVAYSAIKAGVLHLSRYLAKYLKGSNIRVNCISPGGILDNQNEIFLKQYKDVCLSKGMLDPSDICGALIFLLSDYSQFINGQNIIIDDGFCL from the coding sequence ATGCTTAAAGATAAGGTAGTTATCATCATTGGAGGCTCAGGATTAATCGGTAAAGCTTTTATAAATTCCACCATCAAAAATCACGCTATAGCGATCAATGCTGATTTAACAAAGCCAAATATAGAGCAAAAATGCGAATTTATAAATACAGATATAACCAAGCAAAACTCGCTTGATAGCCTCATAGAGCAAGTTAGCCAAAAATATGGCAAGATAGATGCTGTGGTAAATTCAGCCTATCCTAGAACCAAAAGCTTTTCAAATCACTTTTTTGATGTGGATTATGATGATTTTTGTATCAATACAAATCTCCAGCTTGGCGGGGCATTTTTAGTAATGCAAAGATTTGCTAAATACTTTAAAACTCAAGGTTATGGCAATATAATCACACTCTCATCTATACAAGGCGTGGTAGCTCCTAAATTCCAAACATATGAAGGCACACAAATGAGCTCACCAGTAGCTTATAGCGCTATTAAAGCTGGGGTATTACACCTAAGCCGCTACCTAGCTAAATACCTAAAAGGGAGCAACATTAGGGTCAATTGTATAAGCCCAGGGGGAATTTTGGATAATCAAAATGAGATATTCTTAAAACAATATAAAGATGTCTGCCTAAGCAAGGGAATGCTCGATCCTAGCGATATTTGCGGAGCTTTGATATTTTTGCTTAGTGATTATAGTCAGTTTATAAACGGGCAAAATATCATAATTGATGATGGCTTTTGCTTATAG
- a CDS encoding class I SAM-dependent methyltransferase encodes MDNSLSAYITKYDKQGYGLHFPDGHVIRFYERILNFALNKTSGNLLDFGCGNGVHSKYFAKRSGGGIRPFGIDIVPSLKQIWHNDPLICQENFHIIEPNSSFSHLFSQKMDFIFANQSLYYLTKNDFNTTLKELYDLCNDGAIIFATMMASECYDMYQKSKPLSNGLTHIQGTPTGRMSENSYIRFTDDIEQLKDDFKLFEPLYWGDYTPINLYNFEGSSRHFIFIGKK; translated from the coding sequence ATGGATAATTCACTATCAGCATACATCACAAAGTATGACAAACAAGGCTATGGGCTACATTTTCCAGATGGGCATGTGATTAGATTTTATGAGAGAATTTTAAATTTCGCTCTTAATAAAACTAGTGGAAATCTATTAGATTTTGGTTGTGGTAATGGGGTTCATTCTAAATATTTTGCTAAGCGTTCAGGGGGGGGTATAAGGCCATTTGGCATAGATATTGTGCCAAGCTTAAAGCAAATTTGGCATAACGACCCGCTAATTTGCCAAGAGAATTTTCACATCATCGAGCCTAATAGCTCATTTTCTCATCTATTTAGTCAAAAAATGGATTTTATATTTGCTAATCAAAGCTTATATTATCTTACTAAAAATGATTTTAATACCACTTTAAAAGAGCTTTATGATCTTTGTAATGATGGGGCTATAATCTTTGCAACTATGATGGCTAGTGAATGCTATGATATGTATCAAAAATCCAAACCACTCTCAAATGGCCTGACCCATATCCAAGGAACTCCAACAGGAAGAATGAGTGAAAACTCATATATAAGATTTACTGATGATATAGAGCAGTTAAAAGATGATTTTAAGCTATTTGAGCCACTTTATTGGGGAGATTACACACCAATTAATCTATACAATTTTGAAGGTAGCTCACGACATTTTATATTTATCGGTAAAAAATAA
- a CDS encoding CgeB family protein: MHFDRFIDSAKLFDHIFTVDQNCIPKYRAVVDSNVAVNTLIFAVQSKFHNFSGFEYKFKKANFVGSYSTHIHDKRRYWQDMMFKLSSQILGLDIYDRNSERKSDMYRYPNIYCANIFPSIEYHKTADVYKNYLVSLNVNTIENSPTMFSRRLIEILACGRIAVTNDTPAIKNYFKDYLYSFRDEYELEDILYKINKFGMDKITKDKLKSAAEYIANNHTWSHRIEYIKEIVGIK, from the coding sequence GTGCATTTTGATAGATTTATAGATAGTGCAAAATTATTTGATCATATTTTTACTGTAGATCAAAATTGTATTCCAAAATATAGGGCTGTTGTAGATAGTAATGTTGCTGTTAATACTTTAATATTTGCAGTTCAATCTAAGTTTCATAATTTCTCTGGATTTGAATATAAATTCAAAAAAGCAAATTTTGTAGGAAGCTATTCTACTCATATACATGATAAACGGAGATATTGGCAAGATATGATGTTTAAGCTATCATCTCAAATATTAGGTCTAGATATTTATGATAGAAATTCAGAAAGAAAATCTGATATGTATAGATACCCAAATATCTATTGTGCCAATATTTTTCCATCTATAGAATATCATAAAACTGCAGATGTCTATAAAAACTATTTAGTATCTTTAAATGTAAATACTATTGAGAATTCTCCTACTATGTTTTCAAGGAGATTAATTGAGATATTAGCATGTGGCAGAATAGCAGTTACTAATGATACACCGGCTATTAAAAATTACTTTAAGGATTATCTATACTCTTTTAGAGATGAATATGAATTAGAGGATATATTGTATAAGATTAATAAATTTGGTATGGATAAAATTACTAAGGATAAGTTAAAATCTGCAGCAGAATATATAGCCAATAATCATACTTGGTCGCATAGAATTGAGTATATAAAAGAGATTGTTGGTATAAAATAA
- a CDS encoding cytolethal distending toxin subunit B family protein codes for MKNILILLFSFISLFANIDDFKTATWNMQGSSASSEAKWSISVTQMFSGQNSIDVLAIQEAGTLPATAEPTGREFRAFGTSVVVTEHVWNIGSRLRPDLIFVYFARTDEGGNRVNLALASRRQADEVFLLPPPTTVSRPMIGIRINNDAFFSIHALANGGADASAIVHNIDLFFQRSPTLASTNWIIMGDFNREPGELLSSFELELRLRTRIITNNAITQISARRTLDYAVVGNSNRAVFPAPLPPISASTFFSGFRTHIASDHFPVTFRRFP; via the coding sequence ATGAAAAATATATTAATCTTATTATTTAGCTTTATAAGCCTATTTGCTAATATAGATGACTTTAAAACAGCTACTTGGAATATGCAAGGCTCAAGTGCTAGTAGTGAGGCTAAATGGAGCATTAGCGTAACTCAAATGTTCTCTGGTCAAAACTCCATTGATGTCTTAGCTATTCAAGAAGCTGGCACTCTCCCAGCCACAGCTGAGCCAACTGGAAGGGAGTTTAGAGCATTTGGCACTAGTGTAGTAGTAACTGAGCATGTGTGGAATATAGGCTCTAGGCTTAGACCAGATCTAATATTTGTATATTTTGCTAGGACTGATGAGGGTGGTAATAGAGTAAATTTAGCTCTAGCTAGTAGAAGACAGGCTGATGAAGTATTCTTACTTCCACCTCCAACTACAGTCTCAAGACCTATGATTGGCATTAGGATAAATAATGATGCTTTCTTTAGCATTCACGCTTTAGCAAATGGTGGAGCTGATGCTTCAGCTATAGTTCATAATATAGATCTATTCTTTCAAAGATCCCCAACTCTAGCTAGCACTAACTGGATTATAATGGGAGATTTTAATAGAGAGCCAGGAGAGCTACTTAGCTCATTTGAGCTTGAGTTAAGACTTAGAACTAGAATAATTACAAATAACGCCATCACTCAAATAAGTGCTAGAAGAACTCTAGATTACGCTGTAGTAGGTAACTCCAATCGTGCAGTGTTTCCAGCTCCATTACCACCAATATCAGCTAGCACATTCTTTAGTGGATTTAGAACTCACATAGCAAGTGACCACTTCCCTGTAACATTTAGGAGATTTCCATGA
- a CDS encoding RICIN domain-containing protein: MKRVIFPLIISLFFISCGSGKSPYAPPVIDDNLTTNPMKSLVSNRADVDSNLSTPNGAPLLNLSASPSLGSKSAALTIINPMGGSSITIWALAEGNWLWGYTLDNSKDFGAARFWQVINLGNDIALISNFLTNTCIHDEGSGITHRRCDPNNKSQQWQLFAMDNGAIQLKSTASNKCITTDLGSLVQTGSYYSLAMRDCNFKPNFNQQWVFIPKALPTEVLLGYQQ; encoded by the coding sequence ATGAAAAGAGTGATATTTCCACTTATAATATCTCTATTTTTTATATCTTGTGGTTCTGGTAAATCCCCATACGCACCACCTGTAATAGATGATAATTTAACTACAAACCCTATGAAATCTTTAGTATCTAATAGAGCTGATGTAGATAGTAACTTAAGCACTCCAAATGGTGCCCCGCTATTAAATCTATCCGCATCTCCAAGCCTTGGTTCTAAATCAGCTGCACTAACTATAATAAACCCAATGGGCGGCTCATCTATAACCATTTGGGCTTTAGCTGAGGGAAATTGGCTATGGGGCTACACCTTAGATAACTCAAAGGATTTTGGAGCGGCTAGATTTTGGCAAGTTATAAATCTAGGTAATGATATAGCTTTAATATCAAATTTCCTTACAAATACATGCATTCACGATGAAGGCAGTGGTATAACTCACCGCAGATGCGACCCAAATAATAAATCCCAGCAATGGCAGCTCTTTGCTATGGATAATGGAGCCATTCAGCTTAAATCCACAGCTTCAAATAAATGTATAACAACAGATCTTGGCTCGCTAGTCCAAACTGGTAGCTACTATAGTCTTGCTATGAGAGATTGTAATTTTAAGCCAAATTTTAATCAACAATGGGTATTTATCCCTAAAGCTTTACCAACTGAAGTACTATTAGGATACCAACAATGA
- a CDS encoding sugar 3,4-ketoisomerase — MHKLINFKYFDDKSSTLVALENQANSPFDIKRAFYIFNVPSGTIRGNHANKNSKFLFIALSGSCKIMLDNSFTQTEFTLKDPKQGLYLDKMIWKKMYDFSPDCVLLVLSDCYYDKNEYIDNYDEYCKIMYGGGIIKMPF; from the coding sequence ATGCATAAATTAATTAATTTTAAATATTTTGATGATAAGAGTTCTACTTTAGTGGCTTTAGAAAATCAAGCTAACTCTCCATTTGATATTAAAAGGGCATTTTATATTTTTAATGTTCCAAGCGGCACGATAAGAGGCAATCACGCAAATAAAAATTCTAAATTTCTATTTATAGCTTTAAGCGGGAGTTGTAAAATTATGCTAGATAACTCTTTTACACAAACAGAATTTACGCTTAAAGATCCCAAACAAGGCTTATATCTAGATAAGATGATATGGAAAAAAATGTATGATTTTTCACCAGATTGCGTGTTGCTTGTTTTAAGCGATTGCTATTATGATAAAAATGAATATATTGATAATTATGATGAATATTGCAAAATTATGTATGGGGGGGGGATTATAAAAATGCCCTTTTAG
- a CDS encoding sugar 3,4-ketoisomerase, translating into MNYKILNFNVIGDERGKLVSLESFKNIPFDIKRVYYIYDTNAEPRGFHAHTRLEQVVVALAGSCEFELDDGKNKEIIKLNSPNVGLYIGVNIWRIMRNFSNNCRLMVLASDYYNESEYIRDYNEFLKVVK; encoded by the coding sequence ATGAACTATAAAATCTTAAATTTTAATGTAATAGGCGATGAGCGTGGTAAATTAGTAAGCTTGGAGTCTTTTAAAAATATTCCATTTGATATTAAAAGAGTCTATTATATCTATGATACAAATGCTGAGCCTAGGGGCTTTCACGCTCATACTAGACTTGAGCAAGTTGTGGTGGCACTTGCTGGGAGTTGTGAATTTGAGCTAGATGATGGAAAGAATAAGGAGATAATTAAGCTAAATTCGCCTAATGTTGGTTTATACATCGGGGTAAATATATGGCGGATTATGCGTAATTTTTCTAATAATTGTAGGCTAATGGTTTTAGCTAGTGATTATTATAACGAGAGTGAGTATATAAGAGATTATAATGAGTTTTTAAAGGTGGTAAAGTGA
- a CDS encoding DegT/DnrJ/EryC1/StrS family aminotransferase: MIKFLDLKAINAKYKDEIKARIDKVLDSGWYLLGEQNKQFESNFAAYCGAKYCVGCANGLDALRLIIKAYGFGKGDEIIAPANTYIASILAITDNECTPVLVEPDLNTYNINPDLIEAKITDKTKAILVVHLYGQAVKMEKIWALAKKYNLKIIEDSAQAHGAYYNDKRVGNLGDASGFSFYPGKNLGALGDGGAVTTNDEELAQKIRALANYGSHKKYENIYQGLNSRLDEIQAAVLDVKLKYLDNDNARRKEIAQYYLTNIKNSLIKLPQTYSENSHVWHVFAIRVKERERFKRYLDDNDIQTIIHYPIPPHKQECYKELNHLSFKITEQIHNDIISIPISPVMSDDEMRKVVEIINSHK; this comes from the coding sequence GTGATTAAATTTTTAGATTTAAAAGCAATAAATGCTAAATATAAAGATGAGATAAAAGCTAGAATTGATAAGGTACTAGATAGTGGTTGGTATTTGCTAGGTGAACAAAATAAGCAGTTTGAGAGCAATTTTGCTGCGTATTGTGGAGCGAAATATTGCGTAGGTTGCGCTAATGGCTTGGACGCTTTAAGACTGATTATCAAAGCTTATGGATTTGGCAAAGGAGATGAGATTATAGCTCCGGCAAATACCTATATAGCCAGCATTTTAGCTATTACTGATAATGAATGCACTCCCGTGCTAGTAGAGCCAGATTTAAATACATATAACATAAATCCAGATTTAATAGAAGCCAAAATAACTGATAAAACTAAAGCTATTTTGGTCGTTCATCTATATGGACAGGCTGTTAAGATGGAAAAAATCTGGGCTTTAGCTAAAAAATATAATCTCAAAATCATCGAAGACTCAGCTCAAGCTCATGGTGCCTATTATAATGATAAAAGAGTTGGGAATTTAGGCGATGCTAGTGGATTTTCATTCTATCCTGGTAAGAATTTAGGCGCATTAGGCGATGGTGGTGCTGTGACTACAAATGATGAAGAGTTAGCGCAAAAAATTCGAGCCTTAGCTAACTATGGTTCGCATAAAAAGTATGAAAATATCTATCAAGGCTTAAATTCTAGGCTAGATGAGATCCAAGCGGCTGTTTTAGATGTAAAATTAAAATATTTAGATAATGATAATGCTAGACGCAAAGAGATAGCTCAATATTATTTAACAAATATTAAAAATTCATTAATTAAATTGCCGCAAACTTACAGCGAAAATTCCCATGTGTGGCATGTTTTTGCTATTAGGGTTAAAGAGCGTGAAAGATTTAAACGATATTTAGATGATAATGATATCCAAACCATAATCCACTACCCAATCCCGCCACACAAGCAAGAGTGTTATAAAGAGCTAAATCATCTTAGCTTTAAAATAACCGAGCAAATTCACAATGATATTATTAGCATTCCGATTTCACCTGTGATGAGTGATGATGAAATGAGAAAAGTAGTAGAGATAATAAATAGCCATAAATGA
- a CDS encoding glycosyltransferase, translating to MKPLVSVLMPAYNHERYIAQSIESIINQTYKNIEFIIINDGSKDNTWEVIKSLEKKCIGRFVEVKLATQINRGIYDTLNKLVSLSSGKYIYFIASDDIAKPNSIEILCTKLESDYNLVVAVGDSEIIDDNSNQIAWDIAQNPVDLDKGYVTFWQYFVAKHPRLRAIDKNLDFFGAYRTLLKGNYIPNGALIRSDALKNIDRFTNKAPLEDWYMHLQLSKMGKYKFIDEVLFSYRWHSYNTIKNKKLNRIKVIKTKRYEFYQRIKFIIKNYIFLKK from the coding sequence ATGAAGCCATTAGTATCTGTTTTAATGCCTGCTTATAATCATGAGAGATATATTGCACAAAGCATAGAATCTATAATTAATCAAACATATAAAAACATAGAATTTATAATTATTAATGATGGATCTAAAGATAATACTTGGGAAGTAATTAAAAGCTTAGAAAAGAAGTGTATAGGTAGATTTGTAGAAGTTAAACTTGCAACACAAATAAATCGAGGTATATATGACACGCTTAATAAACTTGTAAGTTTATCAAGCGGAAAGTATATATATTTCATTGCCTCTGATGATATAGCTAAGCCAAATTCTATAGAAATATTATGTACTAAATTAGAAAGCGATTATAATTTAGTGGTAGCCGTAGGAGATAGTGAGATAATTGATGATAATTCAAATCAAATAGCATGGGATATTGCTCAAAATCCAGTTGATCTAGACAAGGGATATGTAACATTTTGGCAATATTTCGTAGCTAAACATCCAAGACTAAGAGCAATAGATAAAAATTTAGATTTTTTTGGTGCTTATAGAACATTATTAAAAGGAAATTATATCCCTAATGGGGCTCTAATAAGAAGTGACGCACTTAAAAATATTGATCGGTTTACAAATAAAGCTCCATTAGAGGATTGGTATATGCATTTACAGCTTTCTAAGATGGGTAAATATAAATTTATAGACGAGGTGTTATTTTCTTATCGTTGGCATTCATATAATACAATAAAGAATAAAAAATTAAATAGAATTAAAGTTATAAAGACAAAAAGATATGAGTTTTACCAAAGAATTAAATTTATAATAAAAAACTATATATTTTTAAAAAAATAG
- a CDS encoding glycosyltransferase family 2 protein gives MHTPTIAVIMATYNGQKYISKQLDSILAQTYSNIVIYIRDDCSSDNTMDIISKYKQKYSHKFIINKNKQNLGFVKNFELLLSEVDYDYIAISDQDDIWKPNKLEKELKAMMEIEKDNPNLAIMVHSDLEIIDSDENQICKSFLKKKGYSLSHSKDLGQILGPCGVMGNTILMNKNLKNIALPFSANIEFHDYYLAVINEIYGKRITLNEPLVQYRIHLDNTSNNNILKLEKNKYRGLPFLNTGKAMCLKSLNKDNINIEDLNIINFFLDYLECKDYAFSYYFSLLSNNLVKKGFWYRFKLFFKFIINTPLSKIMLR, from the coding sequence ATGCATACGCCAACTATTGCTGTTATAATGGCAACCTATAATGGTCAAAAATATATATCTAAACAACTAGATTCTATATTGGCTCAAACTTATTCTAATATTGTAATTTATATTAGAGATGATTGTTCTAGTGATAATACTATGGATATTATAAGTAAATATAAACAGAAATACAGCCATAAGTTTATTATAAATAAAAATAAACAAAATTTAGGTTTTGTAAAAAATTTTGAGCTTTTATTGAGTGAAGTGGATTATGATTATATAGCCATTAGCGACCAAGATGATATTTGGAAGCCAAATAAATTAGAAAAAGAATTAAAAGCTATGATGGAGATAGAAAAAGATAATCCAAATTTGGCTATTATGGTTCATAGCGATTTAGAAATAATTGACTCAGATGAAAATCAAATTTGTAAATCATTTTTAAAAAAAAAGGGTTATAGTCTTTCTCATAGCAAAGATTTAGGGCAAATTTTAGGACCATGTGGAGTAATGGGAAATACAATTTTAATGAATAAGAATTTAAAAAATATTGCTTTACCTTTTAGTGCTAATATAGAATTTCACGACTATTACTTGGCAGTTATTAATGAAATATACGGAAAAAGAATTACATTAAATGAACCATTAGTTCAATACCGCATCCACCTTGATAATACTAGTAATAATAATATATTAAAATTAGAAAAAAATAAATATAGAGGATTGCCATTTTTAAATACAGGTAAAGCTATGTGTTTAAAATCGTTAAATAAAGATAATATAAATATAGAAGATTTAAATATAATTAACTTTTTTTTGGATTATTTAGAATGTAAAGATTATGCTTTTTCTTATTATTTTAGCTTATTAAGTAATAATTTAGTTAAAAAAGGATTTTGGTATAGATTTAAATTATTTTTTAAGTTTATTATTAATACCCCATTAAGTAAAATTATGCTAAGATAA
- the rfbB gene encoding dTDP-glucose 4,6-dehydratase produces MKSILLTGTAGFIGSNFVEYFLNKYENYILINLDLLTYAGNLNNLNKCFNNHRFKFIKGDICNRELVEFIFKEYDIKGVIHFAAESHVDNSIKNPGVFIHTNVNGTFTLVDVAYKYWMDSPFNYKNKYDGCRFHHISTDEVYGTLGDIGLFTETTPYAPNSPYSASKASSDMIIRAYVETYGLNAVITNCSNNYGPKQHDEKLIPTIIRNALQGKNIPIYGDGKNIRDWLYVLDHCKGIDLVYHNGVRGNTYNIGGRNERTNLEIANTICEILDKRLPKPTSYKNQITFVLDRAGHDRRYAIDATKIETKLGWKADENFDSGIIKTIDWYLKRYSL; encoded by the coding sequence ATGAAATCAATACTACTTACTGGCACAGCTGGTTTTATAGGTTCAAATTTTGTAGAATATTTTTTAAATAAATATGAAAATTACATATTAATCAATCTTGATTTATTAACATACGCTGGAAATCTAAATAATCTTAATAAATGTTTTAATAATCATAGATTTAAATTTATTAAAGGCGATATTTGCAATAGAGAATTAGTGGAGTTTATATTTAAAGAGTATGATATTAAAGGGGTTATACACTTTGCAGCAGAATCTCATGTGGATAATTCGATTAAAAATCCGGGCGTATTTATTCATACCAATGTTAATGGTACCTTTACTTTAGTTGATGTGGCATATAAATATTGGATGGATAGCCCATTTAATTATAAAAATAAATATGATGGTTGTAGATTTCATCATATTAGCACAGATGAAGTATATGGAACACTAGGAGATATAGGATTATTTACCGAAACAACTCCATACGCACCAAATTCGCCATACTCGGCAAGCAAGGCAAGTTCTGATATGATTATTAGAGCTTATGTGGAGACTTATGGGTTAAATGCAGTTATTACAAATTGCTCAAATAACTATGGCCCAAAACAACACGATGAAAAGTTAATTCCTACTATAATTCGCAATGCCTTGCAAGGAAAAAATATTCCCATATATGGCGATGGTAAAAATATTCGCGATTGGCTATATGTACTAGATCACTGCAAAGGCATAGATTTAGTTTATCATAATGGAGTAAGAGGCAATACTTATAATATTGGCGGCCGAAATGAAAGAACAAATTTAGAGATAGCTAACACAATTTGTGAAATATTGGATAAGAGATTACCAAAACCCACTAGCTATAAAAATCAAATCACTTTTGTCTTAGACCGCGCAGGACATGATAGACGATATGCAATTGATGCTACTAAAATAGAAACTAAGCTTGGCTGGAAGGCTGATGAGAATTTTGATAGTGGAATTATAAAGACTATAGACTGGTATTTAAAAAGGTATAGCTTATAA
- the rfbD gene encoding dTDP-4-dehydrorhamnose reductase: MERILVFGAYGQLGSEFRYLSNRYSNFSFMFLGKNDIDIINFNETKEFIKSKSFTVIINCAAYTNVDKAEEEFEYAKLVNYKAVENLGKIAHDNNIKFIHISTDYVFNGNHCSPYCEFDQAFPINKYGLSKLMGEQILINMQIKKCIIIRTSWLYGYYGKNFVYTILNAIKANNPLSVVSDQIGTPTNSRDLATTILNIVPLINNDKPQIYHYSNEGVASWYDFANAITSISKIKCQIFPIESKDYPTIAVRPLYSVLNKSKIKQDFGVAIPYWRDSLVEFIKSIKEL; encoded by the coding sequence ATGGAAAGAATTTTAGTTTTTGGTGCTTATGGGCAGCTTGGTAGCGAGTTTCGATATTTGTCAAATAGGTACTCAAATTTTTCTTTTATGTTTCTTGGCAAAAATGATATTGATATTATAAACTTTAATGAAACTAAAGAATTTATCAAATCTAAGAGTTTTACTGTTATTATAAATTGTGCCGCATATACTAATGTAGATAAGGCTGAGGAAGAATTTGAATATGCTAAATTAGTTAATTATAAAGCTGTAGAAAATTTAGGTAAAATAGCTCATGATAATAATATTAAATTTATACATATCTCTACTGATTATGTTTTTAATGGTAATCATTGTTCTCCATATTGCGAATTTGATCAAGCCTTTCCAATTAATAAATATGGTCTTAGTAAATTAATGGGAGAACAAATACTTATTAATATGCAAATAAAAAAATGCATAATCATAAGAACATCATGGCTATATGGATATTATGGTAAAAATTTTGTATATACTATATTAAATGCTATTAAAGCCAATAATCCATTATCAGTGGTATCTGATCAAATAGGAACTCCAACAAATTCTAGAGATTTAGCTACTACAATTTTAAATATAGTTCCATTAATTAACAACGATAAACCGCAAATATATCATTATAGCAATGAAGGAGTAGCTAGTTGGTATGATTTTGCCAATGCTATAACTAGTATTAGTAAGATAAAGTGTCAAATATTTCCCATTGAGAGCAAGGATTACCCTACAATTGCAGTTAGACCATTATATTCTGTATTAAATAAATCTAAAATAAAGCAAGATTTTGGAGTAGCTATCCCATATTGGAGAGATAGCTTAGTAGAATTTATAAAAAGTATTAAGGAGTTATAA
- the rfbC gene encoding dTDP-4-dehydrorhamnose 3,5-epimerase, whose protein sequence is MKFTRLSIPDIVLIEPNIYQDDRGYFLESFRLDKIREFLGYNIDFVQDNESKSNLWVFRGLHYQKPPFTQAKLVRVISGSICDIVVDIRKNSPNFGQYLKINLDGISKKMLFIPKGFAHGFLTLENNTIISYKTDNYYSFEHDSGIAYNDPQIGIDLEFDENKLILSDKDKTQPMLSDIISPFDF, encoded by the coding sequence ATGAAATTTACTAGATTATCAATACCAGATATTGTCTTAATCGAACCAAATATATATCAAGATGATAGAGGTTATTTTTTAGAAAGTTTTAGATTGGATAAAATTAGGGAATTTCTAGGCTATAATATTGACTTTGTTCAAGATAATGAAAGTAAATCAAATTTGTGGGTATTTAGAGGGTTACATTATCAAAAACCTCCATTTACTCAAGCAAAATTAGTAAGAGTTATTTCTGGTTCAATATGTGATATAGTTGTGGATATTCGTAAGAATAGCCCAAATTTTGGACAATATCTAAAAATAAATTTAGATGGAATATCAAAGAAGATGCTTTTTATACCAAAGGGTTTTGCTCATGGTTTTTTAACCTTAGAAAACAATACAATCATTAGTTATAAAACTGACAACTATTATAGTTTTGAACATGATAGTGGAATTGCTTATAACGATCCACAAATCGGAATTGATCTGGAATTTGATGAAAATAAATTGATTTTAAGCGATAAAGATAAGACTCAGCCGATGTTATCAGATATAATTAGTCCATTTGATTTTTAA